taaatcatattcaaaattaaaaatattttcttacatataattaaatatgtTTTCTTACATATAATTAAGTTTCTATTATTTAGAATCTTAACTCTGCATCAAGAAAAGTTTATTTTACGGATGAGCTCCAAAATATCCATTACAATATTTCACGAATTATCtaaataaatgtttttttgtagtaaaaaaattcaatttaaagTAATTTCGGACacctttaaaaaaataaaaaataaattctgATATGTTTAAGTTGAATTCCTCCGGAATAGCATCGATACAATTTTAatctaatttaaaaatttttttttatggaaaagGATATCTACGGTTCATTTGGACCATAAGCCTAGATCATATCCTAAATTACAATTTTGGCTTTTTGCAACCTATTTTGAACGTTGGgcattaattaataatattcagATGTAAATACTGATTGTTAATAGCCCGTTCCAAACATTTGGTCAGTTCTcatcatacatacatacatatatatatatatatattgatatggtgCACGTCTATGTGAGCTCCAATGATGTGTCACTCACCTTTTGGATatgatgaaatataaaaaaattgcgtatccaatgggtgagttacacatcatcggtgctcacataggTATGCACGATAAGTGTGCagtatatcaaaactatatatatatatatatatatatatatatatatatatatatatatatatatatatatatatatataatttggtcGCAATTATATTCAACTTGTATGAAGTCAATTATATTATGAAATTGAAACATGATTGAACGGATTTCACAtgttatttatataaataatgagatgaaacaataaaataatgatatcagtgataaaaaaaattgacagtGATAAGATCGGTTGAGGAACAATCAGTGAGCTACAATACATGGTTTTTGAACTAAAGTGAtcagtctcatgtgagaccttctaacggattttaatctgtgagacgggtcaaccctaccgatattcacaataaaaagtaatactcttagcttaaaaattaatactttttcattgataatccaaataagagatcggtctcataaataaatatataatgtgTCTAGTTGTCAATAATCAagatttcaattttttaaattataaaataccTCTGGAAAGACATTATTTCCATCTTGTTATAAGAACCAACTTCTaacaatttaattttaattaaaaatttatacagatttatgtatattttttaaaaatttacggTTTTTGTATGTCCAAGTGTGAATAACTAATTctcaaaaataaagaaaaataaaagttaaggATAACTACGCTAAATTAATTTGACCAGTCATatttttctttatatatatatatatatatgctctcCAGTATTCAAATTTTCCAGCAGTTCTCTTCTTCCCATTACCTCACACTTTCACAGAAGAAGAGTGATCGAAATGGCAGGTGGTTTTGGCCCCGGTCCCGGTAACGGCAAGGAATATCCCGGCAACCTTACCCTGTACGTCATCGTGACCTGCGTTACTGCAGCCATGGGTGGCCTTATTTTCGGTTATGATATCGGGATTTCAGGTAGAGTAATTtgctatttttttcttttttctttattGGGTTCGGAAATTTGATTGTTTTTTTTACAGGTGGAGTCACCACCATGAACTCATTCTTGGAGAAGTTTTTCCCGGATGTGTACCGGAAGCAGCAAGTCAGCGACTCGACGAACCAGTACTGCAAATTCAACAGCGAGAAACTGACCATGTTCACATCTTCCTTGTACTTGGCTGCACTTTGCTCGTCGCTCGTGGCTTCGTTTGTGACGAGGAAGTTGGGGAGGAAACTGTCGATGCTGCTCGGCGGCGTGCTGTTCTGCATCGGGGCTTTGATCAATGGCTTTGCGCAAGCTGTTTGGATGCTCATTGTGGGGCGTCTTTTTCTTGGTTTCGGTATTGGTTTTGCAAATCAGGTACAGACAATATTAATTATTACATAACATATGTTCCAAATTCATAGAGATCATGATATCTATTTAATTTCATGAGTTCTTGATGGACTAGAAATTAAAGATTAGAGACTAGatgatcatgtatatattaCACGTGACCCATAATTAATAATGAATAGGTCAGATTAGAGTGCTTAAAAGGATGAAGAAACATAATCCAAAAACTTTCGATCAATTTTCTTGATTCTTTTTTGGGTTTCAAGTATGTGTGATCCTATGGTTTTATGCTCAGTAGACGTTTGAGTTATAAACAATATAGAATCTcatataattgtttttaatttgtCCCTACAGTTAGCAACATGATCAAGTCAAAGTATTCGGTTGCACAGAGCCAAGACTTTTCTTCGTGTgggaaatttttctttttaaaaaatcatgtcTTGCGTCATTTTCCAACACAAATGAAACGGCGTCCAATGGAgacaaaaaaataacaaaagttGACTTGACTTTAAAGTAGATTAACTATCTTGTAATATATATTTGATCATAATATGTTTATCTACGTTCACAATAACGCGTAGCGTGGACCATACTATGACTTAACTATCTTGTAATATATTTCACACTTTTGATATGTTGCATATTCTTCGTGTTCATACACTCAATTATTCACATCAGTGATAAACACGATACGTAGACAACATATCAAAACTGATATATTTCATGCTATCTTTTTTACTAGAGTGAGTAGTTACTTATGTTGAATTTAAATTACtaacttttaaaatatttcaaaattataagTTACTTAATATTGTGCATGAAAAGGATTTGAAATTGTGATGCTAAGTTTGTTTTGATCTTGTTGGTGCAGTCTGTGCCACTCTATTTATCAGAAATGGCTCCATACAAATTCAGAGGTGCACTCAACATAGGATTTCAGTTATCCATTACCATTGGTATCCTAGCAGCCCAAGTTTTGAACTACGGGTTCGCGAAAATTAATGGTGGATTGGGATGGAGGCTCAGTTTGGGTGGCGCTGTTGTCCCGGCTTTGATCGTCACCATCGGATCATTAATCCTCCCGGAAACGCCAAACTCCATGATCGAATGTGGCAAAAAAGACAAGGCTCGGGCTAAACTGCAGCAGATCCGTGGCTATGTCAATATAGACGAAGAATTCAATGATCTGGTTGCAGCCAGCGAAGCATCTCGAACAGTCGAGCACCCCTGGAGGAACCTCCTCCAGAGGAAGTATAGGCCTCATTTGACAATGGCCATTGCTATTCCTTTCTTTCAGCAACTCACGGGGATCAATGTGATCATGTTTTATGCTCCCGTTTTGTTCAAGACTATTGGGTTTGGAAGCGATGCTTCGTTGATGTCGGCTGTGATTACGGGTGGGGTTAATGTTCTTGCAACTGTGGTTTCCATTTATGGTGTGGATAAGTGGGGGAGAAGATTTCTTTTCATTGAAGGGGGCATTCAAATGCTCATATGTCAGGTAAaatataagtatatatatatataccatttcttgttttttttaataataagtaTACACCATTTCCGACTCGGCTTAATTTATACATCCCAGAGGATCGAAATGCTTGGTTATATTAAAGCTTTAGTTAGCAGTGATGttataattcaaatattttaaaccttaCGGTAGTccgaattttatgttttgattgcTGTACCATATAAACTGTTACACCCGATAGAAGTAAGTGTTATCTCTACGGTTCTACCAATATCTAAAATTTGATCTATATGCGATATTTGAAAGCTCATAGAAAACTTTACATTGACAATAAATACGTTTGATTTCTTGTTTTCAGATTGTGGTTGCAATTTGCATAGGTGTTAAGTTTGGAGTCCATGGAGAGCCAGGCGACTTGCCGAAATGGTACGCCATCGTGGTGGTGCtgtttatatgtatatatgttacTGGATTCGCTTGGTCGTGGGGACCTCTTGGATGGCTAGTGCCGAGTGAGATCTTTCCATTGGAAATCCGATCTGCTGCACAGAGTATCAACGTCTCTGTGAACATGCTCTTTACATTCGCAGTGGCTCAAGTTTTCTTGACGATGCTGTGTCACTTGAAATTcgggctgttcttgtttttcGGGTTTTTCGTGCTGGTGATGACTATTTTCATATACTTTTTCTTGCCGGAGACCAAGAATATTCCGATCGAAGAAATGGTGATCGTGTGGAAGGAGCATTGGTTCTGGTCCAGGTTCATGAGTGGGGCGGATCATCCTGCTTAGGGGTGagcaagatttcggttaaaccgaattaactgaccgaaccgagccaattcgaaattcggttcggttatttcggaaattcggtttccaaattaaaaaaattcggttatatcggttaattcggttcggttacggttttcaaaatttttaaatcggttaaccgaattaaccgatataataaatattattatttaataattttttttacttatcaatttttataaatattttaatttttaattttaaaatcgatatagtatgtattaattgtgttcaaataaaacttatatatttgtgatgtgggtgattttatgtttttatgcatttgtgtaaattataatgttaaaaaaaattacatatataattaaaattaaatcacaaatttttttctaaactaatcggttaattcggtcaccgaccgaattaaccgattttaattcggttcggttttcatcggttatgaaaattaattcggtcggttcggttatgaataaatatttcggttcggttcgattatggttaattcggttcggtaggtaaccgaattaaccgaatactCACCTCTAATCCTGCTAATGGATCCGTTGAAATGGAGAAGAATGGGAATGCATACCATTACAAAGTATAATCATGAAATCAAAAGCGTTCTCACGATTTATAAGAAGCGTGTTTGTGTTCttgtttaatttatatatatatatatatatatatatatatatatatatatatatatatatatatatatatatatgtatatatatataaattaatatgtTGATAAAATTCGAAGTAATTGTTTCGCAACTCAGTGTTATTAGCTAGCTAGATTTTCTATTTTAGAGTTTATTTGATTTCCCAATAATAAATACTACATATTTTGTGGATTTAATATATGAAAAAGgttcatatattttatatttttatttaataatttgtcTCCTTTGAATGCGTTCGGCCTCAAATTACCAGTTtgcaaaataaaagaaaattcaatttatTCACCTAGGCATGTTAAAGACTCCAGCTTGAATCAAACTTCTGAAATTTTTCAGGGTCATGAATTTTCTATTCGAGTTTCAGCAATTCATTTGAAAATATGTAAGTTTTTCTGAGATGAACTCACATATTTATATCCTCGAGACAACTCGATCTGATTCCATATttacaatgaaaaaatattttggcataaaatttaaaataataatttttcatgaattgaGTCAGGTCAGATATTCATTTCATGAAATTGACTCGTAAGACGATCTCATAAGAATTTTTgtgtttgaaattatttttaattgactTGACTAAAAATCGAGTTcaaataaatatcaaataaattttttgtgtttgaatttttttaaattatatatatggatcagatcgacccgtctcacatatataaATCCGTGAGACTGTTTTACAATAAACCTATTTAATTTCTAAATAATATGTTTAACCGGTTGCTATATTATTACCTTTTATTTTTGTATAGTATAAGTTCCAAAATTGAATATTGTAGTAAATCTTTAGCTGAAACCGTTGTCTTAAAATTGAGGTTTATTTCACCCTAACTTGTGAGGCACTGTCCCATGAGGTGATCAAAGACCCAGATTTAAACACACATACACCCCATGAAGTGATCAAAGACCCAGATTTAATCACCATGTAAAATCAATGGCTGAGATCCTGTgagggcactgcccccacagaTAGCATCTACTCTACCTAAAATTGACTAGATAaacatttttgttattttattttaactagTGACATGGCACACACgttgtgtgtatatataatataatatataaattatatttgttgcttatgtataatatatttttatttttcaaataattgttTTACATACAATTTTCTATGTTTAAATGATGGTTAAATTCATTCAAAAGTGATATATTACGATCTATTAATACTATAAACATATGAATTtgactattattattatttatttattactattataaatatatgaatttgaattgtgaatttacatataTATCTATGTCCTTAtcttcattaaataatattcattAATACATGCcactttatttgttttttttttccatttattaatttatgaaatctgaattaattaaattaaattgaagaaaaatataatttatatgattttgaattgtgaatttatatCTATGTCTTtatcttaattaaataatattcattAATACATGAcactttatttgttttttccaTTTATTAATTTATGATGATAAAATTTAACCTCCATTTTTTGTGATGAAATTCTAAAaaatctatctatctatctattacttaaatatatgagtttgaattatgAATTTACGTCTATGTCCTACAAAACGAATCTTCATTTGTATAGAATGTTGGGGTAAATCCTATTAATCCTCGAGAAATATCCAAGATCAAATTAAAGTTTATAGCACAACTCATATTTCTGTCAATGTCattcattaaaattatcacGACTTCTATATATCATGTATGTAAAAATTCGACGCGGATGGATTATCCGTGTCGGAAAACCTTGTTCTCATCCATTTTTTCatgtaccaaaaaaaaaaaaaggtttctTTAATCAATTTAGTCACGGCCTTGCAAATGAAAGCTGGGTGTgacaataaatttatatatggATCATACTTTTTGCCTCTAATTAATGACATTATACACTGATTTTGGTCACGGAAACCAAAAATGCGACAACTAGGAAATCACATGATTCACTTCATTCTATTTAAATACGAAACACCTCAGCTATTAGTAATCGGATAGAATTGGACAAGAAGGCACCGGAAGTGAATAGATGCTTGTTCGTGGCTCTCACATTCAACGATGAATGGCTCATTTTGGTCAAATGAAATCTCGTACTTACCATTCTCACGTGATCGTTTCTTTTATGGCTAAAAGCACCTTATCCTCCAATTTGTGTCTTAGATTGCttatccacaacaaaaatttGGGACACATCGATTATTCGAGACTAAAACTATTTATTTCgatcttttatttttcatcatATGTATCGAAAAGTCCCTTGATACATGAATTTCAGTGTTTTTAGTCCTGGACgttattttatcattaataaaCTAAGTGTATGAAAGAAttgtttaacataaaaagtacaAAAAACACTAAGATTCGTGTAGCAGATTTAGGTGTTGTGTGCAGGTGTTATAACAACTCTTCACAACATGCAGcgaaatatattaattaaacatacaaataaactttaattaataaaataagacagaataaatcatataaaaatataaatatttgtacAGTGCTTTTGGACAAAACGATTTATTAGAAAACTTATCATTTTACAAAATTTAATAGTAGTGAACATATAAAAGCTAAGCTCACTTAACAAGTGAAAGAGCAAAATGTTTTCAGacatatatttcaaaataatcaaaactaCAGATGCAACAAACGTGATGCCAGAGTTCTCGAATAAACGCCAAACTGATCAAAACTGTGATTAGTCTTGTGATTGAAAGTTCTCAACGCTTCATGGTAACACTTCTATACGTCTTGGTTTGAGCTCTTTATTAATTCACAGACATAATTCTTTTTTCTTCCGGCGACATTTCATTCACTattagaattttttatttttacttctTCACAAGTTACTTCGgcgattattgattatgaagtagtatataccaatcaacttCGATAATAACACCAGCGaagtaaaaaattattattttacctCAAAATTATAAAAACGGGCTTCACTTCTAATTTTTTTGTAACATTTTAATTCGACAGAGTAgttttgatgaagtaaaaagttaaaaaaaaaaattaaaatttatatttattgaagTAAAAAAATGAACCATGCTTAACTTTTAATCTCCCTTAACAGTTTTCTAAAAGATGAACCGATAATTAACTTTTAATCTCCCGCGATTTTTATTTCCGTTCACAAATTAAGCGGCAGTACTGCCATCCACATTTTTCTACAACCCTAGCGGCTACAAAGAGGAACTTTATACAAAGAGGATTTCACATAATCGGGCCGCTGTATCGGTTGATGGCGGCGGCCATTTCCAAGTAAAAAACAACTCTTTCAAACTCattcacaaataaaactggGATGTTCTCCTCCCATCTGAGGTgattgtaacgccccaaaaatttaaagttcacgcgaaccatatgcatgcaattattaaattattttgtatttttaattaaatgttttaattgcatgaattatttatgtggtgcattttgacatgtttaaaatatattttctgcatggttgcatgaaactgtatttttttttaaaaggatattcaagtgacgatcgaggaatggagaccaaaggctgaaaaatgtaaaatgttttattaaataattaattttaattatttaatataaggaTGAtgtttttctcatatttttgaaaacaagGAATTTTGAGGGGATTTTATGCACCGAGACTAATTTTTattggtgttggattttcaactaaaattcGATCTTTTAAGcagtccggctatttaattcactaaatttttttatgaaaactcTTTTTTACTTTAATTAAGTCTAGCTTGTACTAGTGGGCTTAGTTAAATTTATTTTGGCCTTAAGCCTTTTTAAGCAATTAATTAGCATATTAAAGGGAGATTTAAACCCTAAGCTAGAAAGAAAATCACTCCACTCACGCCTCACACACTCACGccgcaattaaaattttcagaaaatagaATAAGCTCTTCCCTCGGCTGGTAGCTCTCGGCCGTGAGGAGATTAGTTTTTCTCTTCAAAGTTTGTGAGTTACAAGCCTCGGttctctccgttcttcgtcgccgtcggtatttcgtgcgtttacgacgcaaaggcacgcctatatCTTCCTTTGCTCATCCATTACATCATAATATCGATTCAAATTCTGTGTGTACAAagatcttgaagttttatttgcAGAAATTCGTTTTTCTCATGAACATGCTATGAACTAACGATTTTTGTGTAccaaatcatgtcttgattgTGTTTAGGGACTGCCATGATGCCATATGATGTCTAGGTAAAGGTTTCAAGGAAAACAAACCACCCACCATCGACAGAAATTGGAAAGGGATTAAGGAAACAGAAGCTGAACGCTACTGTCATGGCGTTCATGCTCGGTTGCACGATTTTAGGGTGAGGCCTGGACTTGGCTGGGGCCAGGACACGGCCAGGGGCGGTTCATGGTCtagggagagtcctagccaagctaggactcagAACCGAAGGgcagggaggagtccttgcatgCAAGGACTCCCACACGAGAAGTTGCACCACGCTGTGCAGTCTTCGTGCGATTAGTTCGGGGCTAGGGCTCGGTCCTGGGCTCGTGGGCTGGGCTAGGAAGGTTCACTAGGGTCCCAAGTAAGGGTTCATGGGTTGGGTTCGAGCGGTAAAGCACCGGCTGGGCTCGCACGACCATGAACATGGAGTTCATGCAAAGTGTGTTCTCGGCCAGCATGTACAGTGACTTGAGGGCCTCGTTTTTCGGCTTTGGGTGAGAGTTTTTAATGGTTTGAGGGTCCCGGAGGTTAGTTTAGGATGTTGGGCAAGTTCTGGTTTGTTATGGTCCGAGGGTAACTCggtaaaattaagagatggctcggggtcgaagtttaggtgtcaaattgAGTTTTATAATGAAGAAAAgttggaaaacggctcacgggggtcgggtcgtgatccataagggctaaaataatataaaaagactaaattttgaatttaggaattttatattaaagtttggtatttttcgggattaaaacaccgttaaaataatcaagaaaagataattgaaaatgtCTATTATTTAAGCTAagtaaaattacgaaaaaattcatgtaagcttaaatatttatttgggacatgttagagtcaagaaatcaagaaaaaagtcagaaacgtaaaatgtcatgattaggggtaaaacggtctttttacacctaaaattagtaaaggtcatggcagtgccctaaatgctgtttttatgatattatgttcatgtttaaatgtttacgagatgttcatgatttatttatgatttattttaaatgtccatgaaattttatgattaaagttgacatttaaaatacatggtgcatgcttggtttcaaaagaaaatatattcatgcatgattttatacggtgatgaaaacatggaaac
This is a stretch of genomic DNA from Primulina eburnea isolate SZY01 chromosome 11, ASM2296580v1, whole genome shotgun sequence. It encodes these proteins:
- the LOC140804616 gene encoding sugar carrier protein C-like isoform X1; translation: MAGGFGPGPGNGKEYPGNLTLYVIVTCVTAAMGGLIFGYDIGISGGVTTMNSFLEKFFPDVYRKQQVSDSTNQYCKFNSEKLTMFTSSLYLAALCSSLVASFVTRKLGRKLSMLLGGVLFCIGALINGFAQAVWMLIVGRLFLGFGIGFANQSVPLYLSEMAPYKFRGALNIGFQLSITIGILAAQVLNYGFAKINGGLGWRLSLGGAVVPALIVTIGSLILPETPNSMIECGKKDKARAKLQQIRGYVNIDEEFNDLVAASEASRTVEHPWRNLLQRKYRPHLTMAIAIPFFQQLTGINVIMFYAPVLFKTIGFGSDASLMSAVITGGVNVLATVVSIYGVDKWGRRFLFIEGGIQMLICQIVVAICIGVKFGVHGEPGDLPKWYAIVVVLFICIYVTGFAWSWGPLGWLVPSEIFPLEIRSAAQSINVSVNMLFTFAVAQVFLTMLCHLKFGLFLFFGFFVLVMTIFIYFFLPETKNIPIEEMVIVWKEHWFWSRFMSGADHPA
- the LOC140804616 gene encoding sugar carrier protein C-like isoform X2 — protein: MAGGFGPGPGNGKEYPGNLTLYVIVTCVTAAMGGLIFGYDIGISGGVTTMNSFLEKFFPDVYRKQQVSDSTNQYCKFNSEKLTMFTSSLYLAALCSSLVASFVTRKLGRKLSMLLGGVLFCIGALINGFAQAVWMLIVGRLFLGFGIGFANQSVPLYLSEMAPYKFRGALNIGFQLSITIGILAAQVLNYGFAKINGGLGWRLSLGGAVVPALIVTIGSLILPETPNSMIECGKKDKARAKLQQIRGYVNIDEEFNDLVAASEASRTVEHPWRNLLQRKYRPHLTMAIAIPFFQQLTGINVIMFYAPVLFKTIGFGSDASLMSAVITGGVNVLATVVSIYGVDKWGRRFLFIEGGIQMLICQIVVAICIGVKFGVHGEPGDLPKWYAIVVVLFICIYVTGFAWSWGPLGWLVPSEIFPLEIRSAAQSINVSVNMLFTFAVAQVFLTMLCHLKFGLFLFFGFFVLVMTIFIYFFLPETKNIPIEEMVIVWKEHWFWSRFMSGADHANGSVEMEKNGNAYHYKV